The proteins below are encoded in one region of Serratia symbiotica:
- a CDS encoding MFS transporter: MKTTSPPTARLGRQVLLFPLCLVLFEFAAYIGNDMIQPGMLAVIANFNAGEEWVPTSMTAYLAGGIFLQWLLGPLSDRRGRRPVMLAGVAFFIVSCLAILLVTNIEQFIFMRFLQGIGLCFIGAVGYATIQESFEEAVCIKITALMANVALIAPLLGPLAGAALLHVAPWQSMFVLFAALAAIAFYGLWKAMPETATLQGEKFSAANLWCDYRQVLSNRRFVYGALAVGFASLPLLAWIAQSPVILISGESLSTLDYGLLQIPVFGALILGNLTLAYRTGKNNVECLIKRGAGPMILGLLIAALATLFSSHAYLWMTVGLSLYAFGIGLANAGLYRLTLFASNVSKGTVSATMGILSMLVFTIGIELAKVAYVWGGSGLFNLFNLISGLCWLALVALFLSKR, encoded by the coding sequence ATGAAAACGACATCACCACCTACGGCACGTTTGGGCCGGCAGGTGCTTTTATTCCCACTTTGTCTGGTGCTGTTTGAATTCGCCGCCTATATAGGCAACGATATGATCCAGCCAGGTATGCTGGCAGTGATAGCGAATTTCAACGCCGGCGAAGAATGGGTGCCGACATCAATGACCGCCTATCTAGCCGGTGGTATCTTTTTGCAGTGGCTACTCGGCCCGCTGTCAGATCGCCGTGGCCGCCGCCCGGTGATGCTGGCCGGAGTGGCGTTCTTTATTGTTTCTTGCCTGGCCATCCTGTTAGTGACTAACATTGAGCAGTTTATCTTTATGCGCTTCCTACAGGGCATTGGTCTGTGCTTTATCGGCGCGGTTGGCTACGCCACCATTCAGGAATCCTTCGAAGAAGCAGTGTGCATCAAAATCACTGCGCTGATGGCCAATGTGGCGCTGATCGCCCCATTGCTTGGGCCATTGGCTGGGGCGGCACTGCTCCATGTCGCCCCGTGGCAAAGTATGTTCGTGCTGTTTGCGGCGCTGGCGGCCATCGCCTTCTATGGCCTGTGGAAAGCGATGCCGGAAACCGCCACGTTGCAGGGCGAGAAGTTCTCCGCCGCTAACCTGTGGTGTGACTACCGCCAAGTGTTGAGCAACCGCAGGTTTGTCTACGGTGCATTGGCGGTAGGTTTCGCCAGCTTGCCGCTACTGGCCTGGATCGCCCAATCGCCGGTGATCCTGATCAGCGGTGAATCGCTGTCAACGCTGGATTACGGCCTGCTGCAAATTCCGGTGTTCGGTGCGCTGATCCTCGGTAATCTGACGTTGGCATACAGGACGGGCAAAAACAACGTGGAGTGTCTGATCAAGCGGGGGGCAGGCCCAATGATATTGGGGTTATTGATCGCCGCGCTGGCGACCCTGTTTTCCAGCCACGCCTACCTGTGGATGACCGTCGGGCTAAGCCTGTACGCCTTTGGCATCGGGCTGGCTAATGCCGGTCTGTATCGCCTGACGTTGTTCGCCAGCAACGTTAGCAAGGGCACTGTATCCGCCACGATGGGTATTCTGAGCATGCTGGTGTTTACCATCGGCATCGAACTGGCCAAGGTCGCCTACGTGTGGGGCGGCAGCGGGTTGTTTAATCTGTTCAATCTTATCAGCGGTCTATGTTGGCTGGCATTGGTGGCATTGTTCCTTAGCAAGCGCTGA
- a CDS encoding IS3 family transposase (programmed frameshift), which yields MKKRNFSAEFKRESAQLVVDQNYTVADAASAMDVGLSTMTRWVKQLRDERQGKIPKASPITPEQIEIRELRKKIQRIEMENEIFKKGYRALDVRLPEQFSIIGKLRAHYPVVTLCHVFGVHRSSYKYWKNRPEKPDGRRAVLRSQVLELHSVSHGSAGARSIATMATMKGFRMGRWLAGRLMKELGLVSCQQPTHRYKCGGLEHIAIPNHLERQFAVTEPNQVWCGDVTYIWTGRRWAYLAVVLDLFARKPVGWAMSFSPDSRLTIKALEMAWEARGKPAGVMFHSDQGSHYTSRQFRQSLWRYRIRQSMSRRGNCWDNSPMERFFRSLKNEWVPVTGYINFSDAAHAITDYIVGYYSALRPHEYNGGLPPNESENRYWKNSNAVASFS from the exons ATGAAAAAAAGAAATTTCAGTGCAGAGTTCAAACGCGAATCCGCTCAACTGGTCGTTGACCAGAACTACACCGTGGCAGATGCAGCCAGTGCTATGGATGTCGGCCTTTCCACAATGACGCGATGGGTGAAGCAGTTGCGTGATGAGCGGCAGGGAAAAATACCTAAAGCCTCTCCCATTACTCCTGAACAAATTGAAATACGTGAGCTGAGGAAAAAAATACAACGTATTGAAATGGAAAACGAAATAT TTAAAAAAGGCTACCGCGCTCTTGATGTCAGACTCCCTGAACAGTTCTCGATAATCGGGAAACTCAGAGCGCATTATCCGGTGGTCACACTCTGCCACGTGTTCGGGGTTCATCGCAGCAGCTACAAATACTGGAAAAACCGTCCTGAAAAACCAGATGGCAGACGAGCTGTATTACGCAGCCAGGTACTGGAACTGCATAGCGTCAGCCATGGCTCTGCTGGCGCAAGGAGTATCGCAACTATGGCAACCATGAAGGGCTTCAGGATGGGACGATGGCTCGCCGGCAGGCTCATGAAAGAGCTGGGGCTGGTCAGTTGTCAACAGCCCACTCATCGGTATAAATGCGGTGGCCTTGAACACATCGCTATCCCGAATCACCTTGAGCGGCAGTTCGCAGTGACAGAGCCTAATCAGGTGTGGTGTGGCGATGTGACCTATATCTGGACAGGCAGGCGCTGGGCCTACCTCGCCGTTGTTCTCGACCTGTTCGCGAGAAAACCGGTGGGCTGGGCAATGTCGTTCTCACCGGACAGCAGGCTGACCATCAAAGCGCTGGAGATGGCGTGGGAGGCCCGGGGAAAACCAGCCGGAGTGATGTTCCACAGCGATCAGGGCAGCCATTACACAAGCAGACAGTTCCGGCAGTCACTGTGGAGGTATCGGATCAGACAGAGTATGAGTCGGCGTGGAAACTGCTGGGATAATAGCCCAATGGAGCGCTTCTTCAGGAGTCTGAAGAACGAATGGGTACCGGTGACGGGTTACATAAACTTCAGCGATGCAGCCCACGCAATAACGGACTATATCGTTGGGTATTACAGCGCGCTCAGGCCGCATGAATATAACGGTGGGTTACCACCAAACGAATCGGAAAACCGATACTGGAAAAACTCTAACGCGGTGGCCAGTTTTAGTTGA
- the ppa gene encoding inorganic diphosphatase: MSLNLVPAGKDLPEDIYVIIEIPANADPIKYEIDKDTGALFVDRFMSTAMFYPCNYGYINHTLSLDGDPVDVLVPTPYPLQPGSVIRCRPVGVLKMTDEAGEDAKLVAVPHNKLTKEYDHIKDVNDLPELLRAQIAHFFEHYKDLETGKWVKVEGWADAAAAKAEIVASFERAAKK; the protein is encoded by the coding sequence ATGAGCTTGAATTTGGTTCCAGCTGGCAAAGACCTGCCGGAAGACATCTACGTTATTATCGAAATCCCGGCCAACGCTGATCCGATCAAATATGAAATCGACAAGGACACCGGTGCGCTGTTCGTTGACCGTTTCATGTCCACGGCGATGTTCTACCCATGCAACTACGGTTATATCAATCACACCCTGTCTTTGGATGGTGATCCAGTTGATGTGCTGGTGCCGACCCCATATCCGCTGCAACCGGGTTCAGTGATCCGCTGCCGTCCAGTTGGCGTATTGAAGATGACCGATGAAGCCGGTGAAGATGCAAAACTGGTTGCCGTTCCGCACAACAAGCTGACCAAAGAGTATGATCACATCAAAGATGTGAACGACCTGCCGGAGCTGTTGCGCGCCCAAATCGCTCACTTCTTTGAGCACTACAAGGATTTAGAAACAGGCAAATGGGTGAAAGTGGAAGGTTGGGCGGACGCGGCGGCAGCTAAAGCTGAAATCGTTGCCTCTTTCGAACGTGCCGCCAAGAAGTAA
- the fbp gene encoding class 1 fructose-bisphosphatase — MKTLGEFIVEKQHDFSHATGELTALLSAIKLGAKIIHRDINKAGLIDILGTNGVSNVQGEIQMKLDLYANEKLKAALKARGEVAGIASEEEDQIVIFDGERAENAKYVLLMDPLDGSSNIDVNVSVGTIFSIYRRITSAGSPVTEDDFLQPGSAQVAAGYVVYGSSTMLVYTTGYGVHAFTYDPSLGVFCLSHEKVRFPETGNMYSINEGNYIKFPRGVKKYIKYCQEQDEATQRPYTSRYIGSLVADFHRNLLKGGIYLYPSTASHPQGKLRLLYECNPMAFLAEQAGGKASDGKNRILDITPVKLHQRVPFFVGTKSMVEDAERFIAENPDE, encoded by the coding sequence ATGAAAACGTTAGGCGAATTTATCGTCGAGAAACAGCACGACTTCTCTCACGCTACTGGCGAACTGACTGCGCTACTCTCCGCCATTAAATTGGGTGCCAAAATCATTCACCGCGATATCAACAAAGCCGGCCTGATTGATATTCTAGGCACCAACGGTGTATCCAACGTACAGGGTGAGATCCAGATGAAACTGGATCTGTACGCTAACGAGAAACTGAAAGCGGCGTTAAAAGCACGCGGCGAAGTGGCAGGTATCGCTTCCGAAGAAGAAGATCAAATAGTGATATTCGACGGAGAACGGGCTGAAAATGCCAAGTATGTATTGCTGATGGACCCGTTAGACGGTTCGTCCAACATTGATGTCAACGTCTCAGTCGGTACTATTTTTTCGATCTATCGTCGTATCACCTCTGCCGGCAGCCCAGTAACCGAAGACGACTTTTTGCAGCCGGGCAGCGCTCAGGTAGCCGCAGGCTATGTAGTTTACGGTTCATCCACCATGCTGGTGTACACCACCGGTTATGGCGTGCATGCCTTTACCTATGATCCTTCTCTGGGTGTATTTTGCCTCTCTCACGAGAAAGTCCGTTTTCCTGAAACCGGCAACATGTATTCCATCAACGAAGGCAACTATATCAAGTTCCCTCGCGGCGTAAAAAAATACATTAAATATTGCCAAGAGCAGGATGAAGCGACACAGCGTCCTTACACCTCACGCTACATCGGTTCACTGGTGGCCGACTTTCACCGCAACCTGCTGAAAGGCGGCATTTACCTTTACCCAAGCACTGCCAGCCATCCGCAAGGCAAGCTGCGCCTGCTGTATGAATGCAACCCGATGGCGTTTCTGGCCGAGCAGGCCGGTGGCAAAGCCAGCGACGGCAAAAACCGCATTCTGGACATTACCCCGGTGAAACTACACCAGCGCGTGCCATTCTTCGTTGGCACTAAATCAATGGTTGAGGATGCCGAGCGCTTTATCGCCGAAAACCCAGACGAGTAG
- the mpl gene encoding UDP-N-acetylmuramate:L-alanyl-gamma-D-glutamyl-meso-diaminopimelate ligase gives MRIHILGICGTFMGGLALLARSLGHEVTGSDANVYPPMSTLLENQEIDLIQGYDPAQLEPAPDLVIIGNAMTRGNPCVEAVLELGIPYVSGPQWLHDYVLRDRWVLAVAGTHGKTTTAGMVTWVLEACGYQPGFIIGGVPGNFEVSARLGGSPFFVIEADEYDCAFFDKRAKFMHYSPRTLVMSNLEFDHADIFDDLKAIQKQFHHLVRLVPGKGKIILPDNDNHLKQVMAMGCWSEQELVGEEGTWCAQKLTPDASCYAVFLNGEQVGEVQWALVGEHNMHNGLMAIAATRHVGVQPADACRALGNFINARRRLELCGEANGVTVYDDFAHHPTAILATLAALRAKVGGTARILAVLEPRSNTLKMGISKHELAPSLGRADEVFLFQPPNIPWQVAQVVESCVQPAHWSADLDILVEMIVKTTQPGDYILVMSNGGFGGIHDRLLAALAKSRS, from the coding sequence ATGCGCATACATATTCTTGGGATCTGTGGCACTTTTATGGGGGGGCTGGCGTTGCTAGCTCGTTCATTAGGGCATGAAGTCACTGGCTCTGACGCCAACGTTTATCCCCCAATGAGTACATTGTTGGAAAACCAGGAGATTGATCTTATTCAGGGCTATGATCCGGCTCAGTTGGAACCAGCACCGGATCTGGTGATCATCGGTAATGCTATGACACGTGGCAATCCGTGCGTAGAGGCGGTGTTGGAGCTGGGCATCCCTTACGTTTCCGGCCCACAATGGCTGCATGACTACGTGCTACGCGATCGCTGGGTATTGGCGGTTGCTGGCACCCATGGCAAAACTACTACCGCCGGTATGGTCACCTGGGTACTGGAAGCCTGTGGCTACCAGCCGGGTTTTATCATCGGAGGCGTGCCTGGCAACTTTGAGGTTTCCGCCCGTCTCGGTGGCAGCCCGTTCTTTGTGATCGAAGCCGATGAGTATGACTGTGCGTTCTTCGACAAGCGTGCCAAGTTTATGCACTACAGCCCGCGCACGTTGGTCATGAGCAATCTGGAATTCGATCATGCTGATATTTTCGACGATCTGAAAGCGATCCAGAAGCAGTTTCACCATCTGGTGCGTCTGGTGCCGGGCAAAGGCAAAATCATCCTGCCAGATAACGACAATCATCTGAAACAGGTGATGGCGATGGGATGCTGGAGTGAGCAAGAACTGGTGGGTGAAGAGGGCACATGGTGTGCGCAAAAGCTGACTCCCGATGCCAGCTGTTATGCGGTATTCCTCAACGGCGAACAAGTAGGGGAAGTACAATGGGCGCTGGTGGGTGAGCACAACATGCATAATGGCCTGATGGCGATCGCCGCAACCCGCCATGTGGGGGTGCAGCCTGCGGACGCTTGTCGTGCGCTGGGTAATTTCATTAATGCCCGTCGTCGTCTGGAGCTGTGTGGTGAAGCCAATGGTGTCACGGTGTATGATGATTTCGCCCATCACCCGACGGCGATCCTGGCGACCCTGGCTGCACTGCGTGCCAAGGTTGGTGGCACAGCGCGCATTTTGGCGGTGCTTGAGCCGCGCTCCAATACCTTGAAAATGGGTATCAGCAAGCATGAGCTAGCCCCATCGCTTGGCCGTGCTGATGAAGTGTTCCTGTTCCAGCCGCCTAACATTCCATGGCAGGTGGCGCAAGTGGTCGAGAGCTGTGTGCAACCCGCGCATTGGAGTGCTGACCTTGATATACTGGTGGAAATGATTGTGAAAACCACGCAGCCGGGCGATTATATTTTGGTGATGAGCAACGGGGGGTTCGGCGGCATTCATGATCGCCTGCTAGCAGCCCTGGCGAAAAGCAGGAGTTAA
- the argR gene encoding transcriptional regulator ArgR translates to MRNPAKQEDLIKAFKALLKEEKFSSQGEIVIALQDEGFENINQSKVSRMLTKFGAVRTRNAKMEMVYCLPAELGMPTTTSPLKNLVLDIDHNDAIVVIHTSPGAAQLIARLLDSLGKSEGILGTIAGDDTIFVTPANSFTTHQLYVAILTLFEQEL, encoded by the coding sequence ATGCGTAATCCCGCAAAGCAGGAAGATCTAATCAAAGCGTTTAAAGCGCTATTGAAAGAAGAAAAATTCAGTTCTCAAGGCGAGATCGTTATCGCGCTACAGGACGAAGGCTTCGAAAATATTAACCAATCCAAAGTGTCACGTATGCTGACCAAATTCGGCGCGGTGCGTACCCGTAATGCCAAAATGGAAATGGTGTATTGCCTTCCAGCCGAACTCGGTATGCCAACCACCACCAGCCCGTTGAAGAACCTAGTACTGGACATCGATCACAACGATGCCATTGTGGTGATCCACACCAGCCCAGGTGCGGCACAGCTCATTGCCCGCTTGCTGGACTCGCTGGGAAAATCCGAAGGCATTCTCGGCACCATTGCTGGCGATGACACCATTTTCGTGACACCCGCCAACAGCTTTACCACTCATCAACTCTACGTAGCCATCCTGACGTTATTCGAACAGGAACTGTGA
- the mdh gene encoding malate dehydrogenase — MKVAVLGAAGGIGQALSLLLKTQLPSGSELSLYDIAPITPGVAVDLSHIPTAVKIKGFSGEDATPALHGADVVLISAGVARKPGMDRADLFNVNAGIVRNLTEQVAKTCPKACIGIITNPVNTTVAIAAEVLKKAGVYDRNKLFGVTSLDVIRSNTFVAELKGKQPQELNVPVIGGHSGVTILPLLSQIPGLSFTEQEIADLTKRIQNAGTEVVEAKAGGGSATLSMGLAAACFGLSLVRALQGEKGMVVCAYVEGDGKYARFFAQPLLLGKNGVEERQDIGTLSAFEQQALTEMLDVLHKDIELGERFIDN; from the coding sequence ATGAAAGTTGCAGTTCTCGGTGCTGCTGGCGGTATCGGCCAGGCCCTCTCCCTTCTACTCAAAACCCAGCTTCCTTCAGGTTCTGAACTCTCTCTCTATGACATTGCCCCTATTACCCCTGGTGTTGCCGTTGACTTAAGTCACATCCCCACCGCAGTTAAAATCAAAGGATTCAGTGGTGAAGACGCGACTCCTGCTTTGCATGGTGCGGATGTGGTGCTTATCTCTGCCGGCGTTGCGCGCAAACCAGGCATGGATCGTGCCGATTTGTTCAATGTTAACGCCGGTATCGTGCGCAATTTGACCGAACAAGTGGCGAAAACCTGCCCGAAAGCTTGCATCGGCATTATCACCAACCCGGTCAACACCACGGTAGCCATCGCGGCAGAAGTGCTGAAAAAGGCCGGCGTATATGATAGGAATAAACTGTTCGGAGTGACCTCGCTGGATGTCATCCGTTCCAACACCTTCGTTGCTGAGCTGAAAGGCAAGCAGCCGCAAGAGCTGAATGTGCCGGTTATCGGTGGTCATTCTGGTGTCACTATCCTGCCGCTGCTGTCACAGATCCCTGGCTTGAGCTTCACCGAGCAGGAAATAGCAGATCTAACCAAGCGTATTCAGAATGCCGGTACTGAAGTGGTTGAAGCCAAAGCTGGTGGTGGGTCAGCTACCCTGTCCATGGGACTGGCGGCGGCCTGCTTCGGCCTGTCTTTGGTGCGGGCGCTACAGGGTGAAAAAGGCATGGTGGTATGCGCTTATGTTGAAGGTGACGGCAAGTACGCACGCTTCTTCGCACAGCCGCTGTTACTGGGCAAAAATGGTGTTGAAGAACGTCAAGACATCGGCACCCTGAGCGCATTCGAACAGCAAGCGCTCACCGAGATGCTGGACGTGCTGCATAAAGATATCGAATTAGGCGAGAGGTTTATCGATAACTGA
- a CDS encoding helix-turn-helix domain-containing protein produces the protein MNSRHQDWHPADIIAALRKKGTTLAAVSRCAGLSSSTLANALSRPWPKGEWLIAEALGVHPSEIWPSRYFDPYSDRLLDRKARIKS, from the coding sequence ATGAATTCAAGGCATCAGGATTGGCACCCGGCAGATATCATCGCGGCACTACGCAAGAAGGGAACAACACTAGCGGCGGTATCTCGCTGTGCCGGTTTGAGTTCATCAACGTTGGCCAATGCGCTGTCGCGCCCCTGGCCGAAAGGTGAGTGGCTGATCGCTGAGGCGCTCGGTGTACATCCTTCAGAGATCTGGCCAAGCCGCTATTTTGATCCGTACAGTGATCGCCTATTGGATCGAAAAGCACGTATCAAGTCGTAA
- a CDS encoding DNA-binding protein codes for MKNEWFAAKDLTNIVGLPSSTQGINLMARREGWISRRRKGVQGKALEYHISSLPYGARNVLLLKDNMAVYEVERQDTLSVWVEYYYYLTESEREKMFAFLIREGIGGLLARISDEK; via the coding sequence ATGAAAAACGAGTGGTTTGCTGCCAAGGATCTTACTAACATCGTAGGATTACCTTCTTCCACACAGGGAATAAATCTGATGGCTCGGCGCGAGGGATGGATCAGCCGCAGGCGAAAAGGCGTGCAGGGGAAAGCTTTGGAATATCATATCAGTAGCTTGCCATATGGTGCTCGCAATGTATTGTTATTGAAGGATAATATGGCGGTTTATGAAGTGGAAAGGCAGGATACACTGTCGGTGTGGGTTGAGTACTACTACTACCTAACGGAAAGTGAGCGCGAGAAGATGTTCGCGTTTCTCATACGGGAAGGGATTGGTGGCCTGTTGGCGCGGATCTCCGACGAAAAGTAA
- a CDS encoding DNA-binding protein, with product MKNEWFAAKDLTNIAGLPSSTQGINLMARREGWISRRRKGVQGKALEYHINSLPHNVRNLLLLNEDGAVYEVERQDPLTVWIEYYYYLTESEREKMLAFLIRKGIGGLLACINEEK from the coding sequence ATGAAAAATGAGTGGTTCGCTGCCAAGGATCTTACCAACATCGCAGGATTACCTTCTTCTACACAGGGAATAAATCTGATGGCTCGGCGCGAGGGATGGATCAGCCGCAGGCGAAAAGGCGTGCAAGGAAAAGCCTTGGAGTATCATATCAACAGCTTGCCGCACAATGTACGCAACCTATTGTTATTGAATGAGGATGGGGCGGTTTATGAAGTGGAAAGGCAGGATCCGCTGACAGTGTGGATTGAGTACTATTATTACCTAACGGAAAGTGAGCGCGAAAAAATGCTTGCGTTTCTAATACGAAAAGGGATTGGTGGCCTGTTGGCGTGCATCAACGAGGAGAAGTAA
- the ispB gene encoding octaprenyl diphosphate synthase: MNLEQITALTAQDMMAVNAAILEQLHSDVTLINQLGYYIISGGGKRIRPMIAVLAARALNYEGNKHVTVAALIEFIHTATLLHDDVVDESDMRRGKATANAAFGNAASVLVGDFIYTRAFQMMTSLKSLRVLALMSEAVNVIAEGEVLQLMNVRDPDITEESYMQVIYSKTARLFEAAAQSSAILSGANQAEEKALQDYGRYLGTAFQLIDDLLDYSANGSTLGKNTGDDLNEGKPTLPLLHAMHHGDEAQRSMIREAIEQGNRRHLLEPVLQAMQQCASLEYTHNRAEEEANKAIAALQALPKSPYRDALEGLARLAVQREF, encoded by the coding sequence ATGAATCTAGAGCAAATTACCGCGTTAACCGCACAAGATATGATGGCTGTGAACGCAGCAATTCTCGAACAATTGCACTCCGATGTCACACTCATCAATCAGCTTGGCTATTACATTATCAGTGGTGGCGGTAAGCGCATCCGGCCTATGATCGCTGTGCTGGCAGCGCGGGCATTGAACTATGAAGGCAACAAGCATGTTACCGTTGCAGCGCTGATCGAATTTATTCATACCGCTACATTGCTGCATGACGACGTAGTGGATGAATCCGATATGCGCCGAGGCAAAGCCACCGCCAACGCCGCATTCGGCAATGCCGCCAGCGTGCTGGTCGGCGACTTTATCTATACCCGAGCCTTCCAAATGATGACCAGTCTGAAATCGCTGCGCGTGCTAGCGCTGATGTCCGAGGCAGTAAACGTGATTGCCGAAGGCGAAGTGCTCCAGTTAATGAACGTGCGCGATCCTGACATCACTGAAGAAAGCTATATGCAGGTGATCTACAGCAAAACCGCCCGCTTGTTCGAAGCGGCGGCACAGTCATCGGCGATCTTATCCGGTGCCAACCAGGCGGAAGAAAAAGCATTGCAGGATTATGGCCGCTACCTCGGTACCGCATTCCAATTGATCGACGATCTGCTCGATTACAGTGCCAATGGCAGCACCTTGGGTAAAAATACCGGTGACGATCTGAATGAAGGGAAACCCACTCTACCGCTGCTGCATGCCATGCATCATGGCGACGAAGCGCAAAGATCGATGATCCGTGAGGCCATTGAACAAGGCAACAGGCGACATCTGCTGGAACCGGTGCTACAGGCCATGCAGCAATGCGCTTCACTGGAATACACCCATAATCGCGCTGAGGAAGAAGCCAACAAGGCGATCGCCGCACTGCAAGCACTGCCGAAATCGCCGTATCGCGACGCGCTGGAGGGTTTGGCTCGCTTGGCGGTGCAACGCGAATTTTAA
- the rplU gene encoding 50S ribosomal protein L21: MYAVFQSGGKQHRVSEGQTVRLEKLDIATGEAVEFDQILMIANGENVKIGVPFVDGGKINAEVVAHGRGEKIKIVKFRRRKHYRKQQGHRQWFTDVKITSISA; encoded by the coding sequence ATGTACGCGGTTTTCCAAAGTGGTGGTAAACAACACCGAGTAAGCGAAGGTCAGACCGTTCGCCTGGAAAAGCTGGACATCGCAACTGGTGAAGCGGTTGAGTTTGACCAGATTCTGATGATCGCTAATGGCGAAAATGTCAAAATCGGCGTTCCTTTCGTTGATGGCGGCAAGATCAACGCTGAAGTTGTTGCGCATGGTCGTGGCGAGAAAATCAAGATTGTTAAGTTTCGTCGTCGGAAGCACTACCGTAAGCAGCAGGGCCACCGTCAGTGGTTTACTGATGTTAAAATCACCAGCATCAGCGCTTAA
- the rpmA gene encoding 50S ribosomal protein L27, with protein MAHKKAGGSTRNGRDSQAKRLGVKRFGGEAVLAGSIIVRQRGTKFHAGNNVGCGKDHTLFALKDGKVKFEVKGPNNRKFISIEAE; from the coding sequence ATGGCACATAAAAAAGCTGGCGGCTCGACACGTAACGGTCGCGATTCACAAGCTAAACGTCTGGGCGTAAAACGTTTTGGCGGCGAAGCAGTACTGGCTGGCAGTATCATCGTTCGTCAGCGTGGCACCAAATTCCACGCCGGTAATAACGTGGGTTGCGGTAAAGACCACACACTGTTTGCTTTGAAAGACGGTAAAGTCAAATTCGAAGTTAAAGGCCCGAACAATCGTAAATTCATCAGCATCGAAGCTGAATAA
- the cgtA gene encoding Obg family GTPase CgtA → MKFVDEVAILVVAGDGGNGCVSFRREKYIPNGGPDGGDGGDGGDVYLLADENLNTLIDHRFVKAFRAERGQNGQSSDCTGKRGKDIIIKVPVGTRVKDQGTGEILGDMTRHEQKLMVAKGGWHGLGNTRFKSSVNRAPRQKTLGTTGEARDILLELLLLADVGMLGLPNAGKSTFIRAVSAAKPKVADYPFTTLVPSLGVVRMDHEQSFVIADIPGLIEGASDGVGLGIRFLKHLERCRVLLHLVDIAPIDESDPVENAKIIINELNQYSENLAQKPRWLVFNKVDLLDEEEAAERAKAIVAGMGWEGEYYLISAANREGVNALCWDVMNFINTQPKALAVEESAPEKVEFMWDNYHREQIAEAEAEDDWDEDDDEGVEIIYQK, encoded by the coding sequence ATGAAGTTTGTAGATGAAGTAGCGATTCTGGTTGTTGCAGGTGACGGTGGTAATGGTTGCGTCAGTTTCCGCCGCGAAAAATATATCCCGAATGGTGGGCCTGACGGCGGCGATGGTGGTGACGGTGGCGATGTCTATCTGCTGGCGGATGAAAACCTCAATACGTTGATCGATCACCGATTTGTGAAAGCTTTCCGCGCCGAGCGCGGCCAAAATGGTCAAAGCAGTGACTGTACCGGCAAGCGTGGCAAAGATATCATCATCAAGGTGCCGGTCGGCACCCGTGTGAAGGATCAGGGCACTGGCGAGATCCTCGGTGACATGACCCGTCACGAGCAAAAGCTGATGGTCGCCAAAGGCGGCTGGCATGGCTTGGGTAACACCCGTTTCAAATCTTCAGTTAACCGTGCACCGCGTCAGAAGACGTTAGGAACCACTGGTGAGGCTCGCGACATTCTGTTGGAGCTGCTGCTGCTGGCCGATGTGGGCATGCTGGGTCTGCCTAATGCTGGCAAATCAACCTTTATCCGTGCGGTATCCGCCGCCAAGCCGAAGGTTGCCGACTACCCGTTCACCACGCTGGTGCCGAGCCTGGGTGTGGTACGCATGGATCATGAGCAGAGCTTTGTGATTGCCGATATCCCGGGGCTGATCGAAGGTGCCTCTGATGGTGTTGGCTTAGGCATCCGCTTCCTGAAGCATTTGGAACGTTGCCGCGTGTTATTACACCTGGTGGACATCGCGCCGATCGATGAATCCGATCCGGTAGAAAATGCCAAGATTATCATCAACGAATTGAATCAATACAGTGAAAATTTGGCGCAGAAGCCACGCTGGCTGGTTTTCAACAAAGTTGATTTACTCGATGAGGAAGAAGCCGCTGAACGTGCTAAGGCGATTGTAGCGGGCATGGGCTGGGAAGGTGAGTACTACTTGATCTCCGCCGCCAATCGCGAAGGCGTCAATGCGCTGTGCTGGGATGTGATGAATTTTATCAACACCCAACCGAAAGCGTTGGCGGTTGAAGAAAGTGCGCCAGAAAAAGTCGAATTCATGTGGGATAACTACCACCGTGAACAAATCGCCGAAGCTGAAGCGGAAGATGACTGGGACGAAGATGACGACGAAGGCGTCGAAATCATTTACCAGAAATAA